The stretch of DNA TGTGATACCCAAagaaagcagcagcagcacaaCGCTCGCCAGGTTTGTTCGGAGAATCTCAGGCGTCGGATTCGCcgccagctcgttcagGTACGACCATTTCGTGTATAGACGGTagcattttccaggaccCAATCTTCCGGCTCTTCCTGCCCTCTGGTCGGCAGATGCTCTCGAACACGGGCGTACCTCCAAGCTCTCCATGCCCGTACTTGGATTAAAAACGTTTTCCTTCACAAAACCGGTGTCCACAACGTAGACGATCCCGTCGATAGTCAGCGATGTTTCTGCAATATTGGTAGCCAGAACCACCTTGCGCGCACCCTCTGGAGTCGGTTCAAAAATGCGGCGTTGCTGGTCTGAGGGCAGATTTGCGTATATTGGACAGATTAGCATTTCTGGAATCTGATCGCCTAGTTTTAGACACGTCTCGGCCAGATTGTCTGCCATGCTCTCAATCTCGTCCTGGCCCGTTAAAAATACCAGAATGTCTCCAGGATCCTGTTTGAGATGGATCTGGAAGACGGTGGTAATGGCAGCATGTAAACAGTTTGCTTCCGGCTGAGACGTGTAGTATATGTCAACGGGGTATCTTCTTCCCGGGATGTCGAAAATGGGAGCACCgtcaaaaaaatcactAAATTTATGCGCGTTCATGGTGGCCGAGGAAATCAACAGCTTGAAGTCCTTCCGGTAGGAAACGATGTCCTTGAGCAGCCCGAGAAGCACGTCGGTGTGCAGCGTACGCTCGTGTGCCTCGTCGATCATGATCACAGAATAGGAGAGCAACTCTGGGTCGGTAAGGAACTCTCGCAGCAACATACCGTCGGTCATGTACTTGAGTACAGTCCGCTCGCTGGTCTTGTCCTCAAAACGGATCGTGTATCCAACCTGCTCGCCCAAAGGCGTGCCGACCTCATCTGCCACCCGCGCAGCAACAGACATGGCAGCCACCCGCCGGGGCTGTGTGCAGCCAATTTTTTTGCCGTCCTTGGTGAAGCCTGCTTCATGCAAATATTGCGGCAGCTGCGTTGTTTTACCAGAACCAGTCTCTCCAACCACGATGAGCACCTGGTGGTCCTCAACAGCTTTTATTAGCTCGTCTCTGTACTGGTAAACCGGAAGAGATTTCCGCGTTTCATCAATGGTTTTGATGCgttcttcctcctcggcGATCATTTCACGGAGCCGTTTCTGTTCGGGGTCTTGCTCGTCGCTCACAAAATCGACTGCTTGAgactcgtcaaacacaaactcatattcctgctcttttggacGGGTATCTCGCACAGCCTTTTTGAGTTGCTCCTGCTCCCAGTCGATCACCTTGTTGTCGTTGTATTTAGAATGCAATGCGTCCTGCTTCCGTCTTTTATCTATCTTTCCATCTTCTGTGAAATAATCATCGGGAAGCAGGTAATGGTTTTCCATATTTTGCTCTATTTCCCATCGCTCCTGAATCATTGTGAaaatcttctttttgaactGGTATTCATTCTGCTCCCTCCTAGTCAGACGATCCCAGCCGATCTGCTCTATTTCGCGCTCAAAGTCCTGCAGCTCGGCCTGAAGAAGCaggatttttttctcctctcGTTTCGAGAGGTATTCTTGACGTGCCAGCCGCCGCAGCTCGCTGAAATCAGCCGGTTCCTCATTGAGTTTGATTTTGTTTCCTAGTTTTAGCTCATCAAGATCGTCCAATTCCACCTCCGTTTCTTCCTCCACTTTGTTCTCCACTTTCTCCATAATACTCTCTTTTTCGGCAACCGGctcatcctcctcctcgaaTTCTCTCCGTCGCCTTTTGAATCTGCCGGTCCTGACCTCACTCATgaaatatatattttttgttttattttattttattttattttattttatttttttatattttatttaaatgatttttttcaatttttttgttttagCTGCCTCGCATGAGTCCCTTGTCCTCACAGCCGCCTTCCAAATCTGCAACCCATACAGATCTCCAGGCTAACAAGTACATTCCTCCATGGACATCGCCATACATTATTGGAGTGGCAGGATTCTCCGGATCAGGCAAAACTACCGTGGCACAGAAGATCATTGAGCAGATCAACGAGCCATGGACTGTTCTTCTCTCAATGGATAATTTCTACAAGCCGCTCACTCCTGAGCAGCGAGAACTCGCTTATCGAAACGAGTATGATTTTGACACTCCCGAAGCCTACGACCTGGAAGCGTTTTATGATTGCATCATCTCTCTcaaagaaggaaaaaaacACAGGTGCCAGTGTACTCGTTCGCCTTGCACAACAGAACAGAAGAAAAGATATCCATCTACGGAGCTAACGTCATCATAGTGGAAGGTATCTATTCACTGTACGATCCAAAAGTGCTTGCCCTCATGGATACCAAAATCTACGTGGATACAGATTTGGACATTTGCTACAGTCGCAGGCTTTTAAGGGACATCGTGGAGAGGAAAAGAGACATCGAGGGTATCATCGAGCAGTGGGAAAAATTTGTCAAGCCCAGCTCTGTTGCCTCTGTGAAGCCAACTATGTACAACGCAGATATTGTCATTCCACATGGATCAGACAATACCAAAGCTATCGACATGATCATCAAACATATACGGAAACagctgcaaaaaaaatcagaagAGCACCTTGCGCACCTCGCGCGACTGGGGAGAATGGTTGCTCCTATCAATTACAATAATATCAAGGTTCTGCCCAAAACTaaccagctgcttggaATGAAAAGTATAATTCTCAACAGAGAAACGTCGAACGAcgattttattttctaCTTTGACCGGATTGCGAGCACGCTAATTAGCGAGGCGTTGGAGCTCGTCCATTActctccagcaccaaatGACATATTTACGCCCAGCGGCTACAGAATCACAGACGGCGTTGTGCAGGCCCAGGAGGTGGTGGCAGTTAATATCATCAAGTCTGGAGACTGTTTCATGAGATCGCTCAGGAAAATCATTCCTGAGGCGATTGTGGGCAAGGTTTTGATTCAGTCGGACTCCCAGACGGGCGAGCCGCAGCTGCACACTGAAAGACttcctcaattttctcCAGGTTGCAAAGTTCTGCTATTTGACGCCCAGGTGATATCTGGAGCCGCTGCCACGATGGCTGTCAAAGTGATACTCGACCACGGTGTGGAAGAGTCAGAGATTGTGCTTGTGGTATATCTTGCGTCGGAAACAGGGCTCCGTCGTATACTGAACGCCTTTCCCAATGTGAAAGTAGTGGTTGGAAACCTATCTGCCGTCGAACCCAAAGAAGGACAGGACAACGACACAGACTGGTGGATGAGCATGAGATTCATCGATGCCAGGTATTTTGGTACAGATTAAATATATCTATTTAGAAATCCAGTAGCTTCATCACCAGGTACCCGACCGAGACCACCACGACGTAGCAGAAGAGTGATGATGGAACACCAATTTTTATAAACGTGGACACAGTCAGGTACGGGTTGCCGACACTGTCTCTGAGGCCAATGGCGGTCACGTTGGGGAAGCCTGACGTGGGCAGCCCCATGGCGGAGGAGCAGAGCAGGGCGGTGGCCATGATGAGCAAGTTTGGATGTGGATCTGGGAGAGATCTTCCGATTTCGGCTATTAGTGGGACGATAATGAGAGCTGCGACCGTATGCGACACAAACGTAGCCATGACAAGCACAATGATGCCAAACAGACACAGAACAGTGAACAGGGCCGAGCCTTCAAGTTTGGCCTGGATTGCTTCGGCAATGGTCCTCAGCAGTCCAGAAACAGTGACAGCCTTCCCTAGGGCAAGGCCTCCCATTGCAAGCATGACAATTGTCCATGGATAGTTGTTAAAGTCATCTGGAGACAGAATTCCCGGAGCGTAGAAGGCCACCATGGAGGCCACCGCGATCATTCCCATGTCTCCCACGATTGGTTCGAAAAAGGATGCTCCGCACCAAAGAATGATTGTGGCAAGAGACACAGTGAGCACATAGAAGTGCTTATGGGCGAACTTCTCATCTGTCGACCGGATAGGAACGATGGTGGCATCTCTGAAGTCCATCATGAACATAATGTAGATGAATATCAGAACCAGACCGCAAGTACACACGGGAACGGACACGGCAAACCATTGCAGCCAATTAGGAGCTGGGTCCATGCTCTGCAACGCCACCACATTTTGCGGACTGGCGATCGGACTGGCCATTCCGGCAACGTTGGACGCCAACGCGATACCGATCACCAGGGCCTCTGCAAACTGCGAGCCTTCGGGCAATGTGTTGAGCACGGGCTGAATAACAGAGAGCATGAGCACTGGCGCCGCAACGTTGGAAATAAATGCCGACACAACCGTCGACACACACATGATCGACAGCAGCACGTAGGCCGGTTTTTGAGGCACTTTTGACAAAATAAAAGTGCATGCTATTTTATCCAGATTGTACTTGGAGAGAGCGGCAGCCAGCGTGAAGCCGCCCAGAAGAAGCATGATAATCGGCGACCACATGGCAGAACAGATAAACTTGGATGCGTCTACAGCTCGCAAAGGCTCACCGGAGTCGGGATCGACCAGAGTTCTCAGCACCACGATCAGAAATGGAAGTAGTAGAGAGGTGGTGAAAAGAGGAATGGCCTCTGTTGCCCAGAGTAGAGAAGCGCACACAAGCACTGCAAAGCagtttttctgctgctcgtCCTGTAATGGCGAGAAAATCAGTAACGTGATTGTGACCATTGCGATCAACAACGCCTTGAGACCGTTACCGGTCAAAATAGGAGTGGGAATGCTAATCTTGCGTCCGGCTCCAAGATAAATATCAATTTTCTCCACCGGAACAATAACTGAATCCACCATGTTCGGCTTCTGGACCCTGGCTGCTTGGGCTTTCCGCTCCATGCCAATCATGTTCCGCCAGACTGTGTTTCGTTCCCAGACAATGTACTCTCTCAGGTTGgacttgagctcgtccttggcctgCTCCTCGTTGCCGTGCGTGAACACCGAGTACAGCTTGATGATACCCGCGAGACGGACGTTGAGCTCATCCATGGCTTCTGGCCTGAAAACGTGGTACTCATGACTATTTTCAAGCTTATCCATGTACTCGTCCCTGATTTTCGTGTGCAACGTTTTATCGAACTTTTTCAGGGCCTTGCCGAAAccgatcttgttgagctcaaCGTAGCTTTTCAGTTCCGAGAGAAGAACAAACATGTCGGCCAACGGTTTtcttttttccaccttgagagcctccaaaaagctgaggttgaagtcgtcgtcgtcaaaaagGATTTGCGACCTGCGGTGGGCCATCTCGCTTGAATTTTTGTCTGGCTCGCGCGACGTGAAGGCAACCTCGTTGCTGGCACTGCCCAGAGCATTCTGCGAAGTTACAGGCTCAATATCTGGAGCAGGCCCCGATGCAGGCGTCTCATCGGTGAACTTGCCGGGCCTTAAGGAGTCCAGAATTTGTCTGAGTCGGTGTCTCTGCTCTATGTCGGCCAGATTCTGCGGAAACTCGCGTTCAAACTCttccacctcgtcgatcaggtTCTCGTAGCTGGCCAGggcctctttctccttgatctggaaaaaactgttgattttggcgGCCTCTTTGTCGAGAGCTTTAATAAAAACATTGATCGGACTcgactcctcgtccacagcGGTGAACGGAAGTGCTTCCGGATCCGTAAAATTCAATGTTTCGGCATATTCACGTTGGAGCGAGTATATTAGCTTCTTGAGGCCAGAATAGTTGATATACTTCGAAGACCACTCGGGAACAGCGTTGAACTGAAGCGAATGCGAGAACTTCATAGCTGCGACGCGGCTCTGGGTGTAGGGATGTGGTGCTGGAACACGATCAAATGCAAGGTCCTGTAGAGGGATTTGCTCAAAGGATTGATGCGGGCCGGAAATGGTGGGAAGTGGCTTTGTGCAGATAGTGGTCGGATGAAACGATCAATAGAAAGCCATAAAGATAGCAAGCAGAGTGCGTGAAATTCGCAATAGCACACGCACAGGAAGTTATTGTGCTGGTTAGTGAGTTTATCAATTAAAATGGCGGGCTTTACCCATCGCGACGcacacccgtacaccgcAAGAAACTGGAGTAGCTGCAAGCAAGCATGCGTGGCGACGTTGCTGTCAGGGGAGGAGATGGGAGACGAGGGTATATAAGGGCACTACGGTGCTCTTGGTAATTGACTACACAACATgcaaaaaggagaagaatTTGCAGACAAAGCGAAGAACTCGGTGAAAAACGAGGGAAAGACTGACAGTGGCCGTCTGGACAATCTCAAACAGGCCGCCTCGGATGCGTACCAGGACCTCCAAAACAAGGACTACAAGGGTGCTGCCGagaagatccagaaccagatcaaaaagTGATGAACCATATAAGCATTCAGTAtgaaattatttaaattattttttttgctcatTTATTGTAGTACTACGGGCCTATATACTGTATTTGGCAATGTACACGTCTCTTATGCCAGCTGGGCACCTTCGATTGGGTTTCCATTGGCATCCATCATTCCGTTTTGCATCATCATCACTTCTTCAGAGCCAGCAAACTCCAGAGACAGACCGCAGCCGATATTGGCTGTGTTCTTGATCTGGTCGATGGTGGCACTAAACAGCAGTCCGACCGTTGGCAGGACTCTATGTTCGAGCATGAACGAAACCTGGCCCTTGGAGTCCACTTGGCCCCTATAGATAGACTGTCTGAACTCGTATTTGGCACCAATGGTGGTGTTTGCGTCGACGACGGTCTGGTAAACCGGCTGcatcagctcgttcagagTTGGCTGCATGCCTGCTTGCACAGTGGTTTCGATACCGGCCTCGACGTTCTTGGCAAcctttctccagaaagaggCCACCAAGGCACCTTGGGCCTGCAACTGAGCAGAAGCAATCCAGTCGCCAGCGTTGTATCTTCCGACAAACGACAGAGCCGCGTCACCTGGAACACCTGGCTGGAGCGAGGAGTAGACCGATTCCATACCGAGCGACAGCTTTGGAGTGATGCTCTGCAAAATGGAGCCAACCATCACACCTTTGTATGAgtcttccaaaaagttAGGATTCAGGGTCTTgaagttcaaagagaagTCGTTGGCCTGGTAGTCGTGCTCGATCTGGCACATTGGCTGCTGGCCGTGGGCCAGCTGGAAAGTCAGCTTCGAGGTGCTGTGCTTGTCCCAGCTGTGGTTGAATCTTCCTGTCAGAGAGAACTCGTTGTCAATGGTACCCTGGAAGAAAGTCTTCTCGTTACCGACCATGGCCGTGAAAGAATATGCTGGGAGCTGGCCGCCGATCGAGAGACCGTGCGagacctggaaaatgggGTTCATGGCGAAAGTCTTGCTGATGTCGGCTCTCAGTCCACTGAATTGCATCTGGTTCAAAAACACATCCTTAGCAacctccttgttgatgttctccATCGTTCCAGGGTTGATCAGGTCCAAAGATTGTCTGTGTTGTTGAATAGACCTGGCGACGTTGTTGACAAAGGTGAACATTGGGTTCGATGACCAAAACCCGTCTCTCTGTTCCTCATGCGCATTGCCGAGATTCGGAACCGGGGCCAGACTCTTGCTGAGCTCGCCCATGCTCATTTGTGGTGCTGCCATTCTGTATACCTATGTATTTACAAGATTCTCAGCAACCTGAATTATTCGTcaagtggaaaaaaatttgacGAAAATTGTTCGTCCCCAACATCTGTGCACCTGCAATATTACATAACGCAGGGGCCTGTGGCTACTCGTCTATTTCCATTTTATCGCCCGCGATTGGCCTACCCGTGCCGAACTTCGCCTCAATCTCCTCACTGAACCGCTTCAACAGCTCTTGTTTCGCGCCGATCCGTTTCTTCATCTCCTCCATCTTCTGGATCCGGCTCTCTGTAGACTCGTCCAGGCCTTCTATTtggttcagcagcgaccTGAACTTGTTCAGCCTTGTTTTGATTCTTCCTGTCTGAAGGGTTAGATGTCGGGAAAACCGATTCTCTTGATACTTACCGCGTTGTCGAAGTCTTTCGGAGAAATCTTGCCTGCCTTGAGATTCTCAATCAAGTCCAGCAAAAGCGGGAGCAGATCCATGTTGCGCAATTCCTCCAGCGCGCGTGCctcgttgttgagctgTTCGTATTCATCgatctcttttttcaacgagctggaatGATCCATGGCAGCAAACACAGGTGTGTTGGTGTCCGACTCCGTCTTCAAGGCTGCTTTGAAACCGGGCGTCGATAGGTTCTCCGGAGACCCAGACGCTCTAGACAACCCAGAAAGCCCCGTCGACATCTCGTAAGCGGCTAATATGCTATCGTTCACTAAGCGTACACTATGCTATAAAgaataattattttttgcGACGGCcccgtcgatcgactcaCCACCCAAACACTCGCGTGCTCCAGGGTCTGGCAGAAGCGGGCTTCAGAAGCTGCATCGAGCGCGAGCCCTTCAGGATGCTAGCTCCGTTTTTCTCGCCGGtttcgtcctcctctttcaaaaaaccCATGTCGAAGTCCAAGCTTGAAATGCTGACATCGCACTCTTTGAACGTCAACGAGTACCTTTTGTTGAGTGTGCGAGCCCTGCCGTCGCCTTCAAAAGACATAATGGTGCTGGAATTGACTGTAGACTCGTTCTCGTCTGTCGTTGCCTTCTCCAGTTTGTCGTCTttgtcctcctcgtcagagtcCAGCTGGAACCGATCCAGAACAGAGtccaaagacgacgacacGGATTTTAGCTTGATCGGCGTTGGGTGTTTCAAAAAATCGGCCTCGCTTGTTTCGATGTCTTTGCCCAAATTGAAACACGCTATTGTTGAGTTCAATGAGGACATCGAATGCGACGGACTCAGCGGCTCGGACGGCACATTATCCTCAACAGGCTGTTCGCTTGGCTGCTCAGCCGCTTCCTCTGCATCCGGTGGATCACACATGGTACAAAAATGGCAAATCCCCCTGAAAACTGAGTCCAGTTGCGCTATGGTTGCTGCATCCTCGGTGAATAACGTGATCTTCCAATATCGCTCGGGGTTGTACAATGGGATGATGAACGAGCTTGCActgattttcagcaccttgaGCCGTGGCATGATCGGATAAACAACCGAGCCGCATGACAAATAGGTGATGCTCTTGTTTTGAATCTGGTAAATTTCAAACTGTCCATGGCCAAGAATGTTCCCGCTTCGTCCTGGCTGAAATTGGTCGGTCGCAGACTCGTTTATTCGCGACAACTCGTAAAGCGTAATTTTCGCCGACGGATGCGAAAACAGGGTGCTGCGCTCATCCTCGCCCAATTCCTCAGATAGTTCCTGGTGgctcttcttgtttttcttgctgAAAAGAGACTGGAA from Ogataea parapolymorpha DL-1 chromosome VI, whole genome shotgun sequence encodes:
- a CDS encoding Pre-mRNA-splicing factor ATP-dependent RNA helicase-like protein cdc28, with product MSEVRTGRFKRRRREFEEEDEPVAEKESIMEKVENKVEEETEVELDDLDELKLGNKIKLNEEPADFSELRRLARQEYLSKREEKKILLLQAELQDFEREIEQIGWDRLTRREQNEYQFKKKIFTMIQERWEIEQNMENHYLLPDDYFTEDGKIDKRRKQDALHSKYNDNKVIDWEQEQLKKAVRDTRPKEQEYEFVFDESQAVDFVSDEQDPEQKRLREMIAEEEERIKTIDETRKSLPVYQYRDELIKAVEDHQVLIVVGETGSGKTTQLPQYLHEAGFTKDGKKIGCTQPRRVAAMSVAARVADEVGTPLGEQVGYTIRFEDKTSERTVLKYMTDGMLLREFLTDPELLSYSVIMIDEAHERTLHTDVLLGLLKDIVSYRKDFKLLISSATMNAHKFSDFFDGAPIFDIPGRRYPVDIYYTSQPEANCLHAAITTVFQIHLKQDPGDILVFLTGQDEIESMADNLAETCLKLGDQIPEMLICPIYANLPSDQQRRIFEPTPEGARKVVLATNIAETSLTIDGIVYVVDTGFVKENVFNPSTGMESLEVRPCSRASADQRAGRAGRLGPGKCYRLYTKWSYLNELAANPTPEILRTNLASVVLLLLSLGITDLLNFDFLDPPSSDALIKGLELIYALGGLNENGELTRIGRRMAEFPTEPMMSKTLLTSGELGCCSEVLSIVAMLQEAGSVFYRPRDRKEQADKAKQQFTKTLGGDHLTLLEVWNRFVENGYSVQWCRDNFVQYKTLQRVRNIREQLERMCERMGLLDENQPVLEHDRLLVNVLKSIVAGFFVNAAQLSRSGDSYRSMKKNQAVWIHPSSVLFGVKPPPKLVIYHELVLTSKEFMRTCVPIHEKWLKEYAAHYYGDKY
- a CDS encoding Uridine kinase; this translates as MSPLSSQPPSKSATHTDLQANKYIPPWTSPYIIGVAGFSGSGKTTVAQKIIEQINEPWTVLLSMDNFYKPLTPEQRELAYRNERKKTQVPVYSFALHNRTEEKISIYGANVIIVEGIYSLYDPKVLALMDTKIYVDTDLDICYSRRLLRDIVERKRDIEGIIEQWEKFVKPSSVASVKPTMYNADIVIPHGSDNTKAIDMIIKHIRKQLQKKSEEHLAHLARLGRMVAPINYNNIKVLPKTNQLLGMKSIILNRETSNDDFIFYFDRIASTLISEALELVHYSPAPNDIFTPSGYRITDGVVQAQEVVAVNIIKSGDCFMRSLRKIIPEAIVGKVLIQSDSQTGEPQLHTERLPQFSPGCKVLLFDAQVISGAAATMAVKVILDHGVEESEIVLVVYLASETGLRRILNAFPNVKVVVGNLSAVEPKEGQDNDTDWWMSMRFIDARYFGTD
- a CDS encoding putative transporter C3B8.04c, with translation MKFSHSLQFNAVPEWSSKYINYSGLKKLIYSLQREYAETLNFTDPEALPFTAVDEESSPINVFIKALDKEAAKINSFFQIKEKEALASYENLIDEVEEFEREFPQNLADIEQRHRLRQILDSLRPGKFTDETPASGPAPDIEPVTSQNALGSASNEVAFTSREPDKNSSEMAHRRSQILFDDDDFNLSFLEALKVEKRKPLADMFVLLSELKSYVELNKIGFGKALKKFDKTLHTKIRDEYMDKLENSHEYHVFRPEAMDELNVRLAGIIKLYSVFTHGNEEQAKDELKSNLREYIVWERNTVWRNMIGMERKAQAARVQKPNMVDSVIVPVEKIDIYLGAGRKISIPTPILTGNGLKALLIAMVTITLLIFSPLQDEQQKNCFAVLVCASLLWATEAIPLFTTSLLLPFLIVVLRTLVDPDSGEPLRAVDASKFICSAMWSPIIMLLLGGFTLAAALSKYNLDKIACTFILSKVPQKPAYVLLSIMCVSTVVSAFISNVAAPVLMLSVIQPVLNTLPEGSQFAEALVIGIALASNVAGMASPIASPQNVVALQSMDPAPNWLQWFAVSVPVCTCGLVLIFIYIMFMMDFRDATIVPIRSTDEKFAHKHFYVLTVSLATIILWCGASFFEPIVGDMGMIAVASMVAFYAPGILSPDDFNNYPWTIVMLAMGGLALGKAVTVSGLLRTIAEAIQAKLEGSALFTVLCLFGIIVLVMATFVSHTVAALIIVPLIAEIGRSLPDPHPNLLIMATALLCSSAMGLPTSGFPNVTAIGLRDSVGNPYLTVSTFIKIGVPSSLFCYVVVVSVGYLVMKLLDF
- a CDS encoding Mitochondrial import receptor subunit TOM40, coding for MAAPQMSMGELSKSLAPVPNLGNAHEEQRDGFWSSNPMFTFVNNVARSIQQHRQSLDLINPGTMENINKEVAKDVFLNQMQFSGLRADISKTFAMNPIFQVSHGLSIGGQLPAYSFTAMVGNEKTFFQGTIDNEFSLTGRFNHSWDKHSTSKLTFQLAHGQQPMCQIEHDYQANDFSLNFKTLNPNFLEDSYKGVMVGSILQSITPKLSLGMESVYSSLQPGVPGDAALSFVGRYNAGDWIASAQLQAQGALVASFWRKVAKNVEAGIETTVQAGMQPTLNELMQPVYQTVVDANTTIGAKYEFRQSIYRGQVDSKGQVSFMLEHRVLPTVGLLFSATIDQIKNTANIGCGLSLEFAGSEEVMMMQNGMMDANGNPIEGAQLA